Proteins encoded in a region of the Pangasianodon hypophthalmus isolate fPanHyp1 chromosome 21, fPanHyp1.pri, whole genome shotgun sequence genome:
- the ndufa13 gene encoding NADH dehydrogenase [ubiquinone] 1 alpha subcomplex subunit 13: protein MAASKVKQDMPPPGGYAPIDYKRNLPKRGLSGYSMFGIGIGVMLFGYWRLFKWNRERRRLLIEELEARIALLPLLQAEHDRRTLRMLRENLEEEAVIMKDVPGWKVGENVFHTDRWVTPTTDELFNLRPQEELLHKRFGFLWYV from the exons ATGGCGGCGTCCAAGGTGAAGCAGGACATGCCTCCTCCGGGAGGTTATGCTCCCATTGATTACAAGAGAAATCTACCTAAAAGGGGGCTTTCTG GTTACAGTATGTTTGGCATTGGCATTGGAGTAATGCTGTTCGGCTACTGGAGGCTTTTCAAATGGAACAGAGAGAGGAG GCGTTTGCTCATTGAGGAGCTGGAGGCTCGGATTGCACTCCTGCCTCTTCTACAGGCTGAACATGATAGAAG GACGTTACGGATGCTCCGGGAGAATCTGGAGGAGGAAGCCGTCATCATGAAGGATGTGCCGGGCTGGAAG gtgggtgaGAATGTTTTCCACACAGACCGCTGGGTCACTCCCACCACAGATGAGCTCTTTAACCTTCGACCTCAGGAGGAGCTTCTGCACAAGAGGTTTGGCTTCCTGTGGTATGTGTAA
- the LOC113533391 gene encoding yjeF N-terminal domain-containing 3-like — MNHSSADQDCDSTQMLHYLSKEEVVAMEMELLRDYHFGLHQLTEILGHACAVAITKTYPLSTLGKRQPTVLVVCGPDQNGCIGLACARYLRLFEYMPTVFYPKRSSQSPHLDFTVQCEKMDIPFLSYLPTEVQLINDAYNLVVDALLGPETELGTAEEPFTSIMLTLRGVKIPIASLDIPSGWDPDEASSNGINPDVLISLMAPKRCALSFSGIHLLAGRLLPYDIQKKYELNLPKFPSTACITELH, encoded by the exons ATGAACCACAGCAGTGCTGATCAGGACTGTGATTCTACACAGATGCTGCACTACCTCAG TAAAGAGGAGGTTGTTGCCATGGAGATGGAGTTGCTGAGGGACTATCACTTTGGTCTGCATCAGCTGACAGAAATTTTAGGCCATGCCTGTGCTGTTGCCATCACAAAG ACGTACCCGCTGAGCACTCTGGGAAAGAGGCAGCCCACTGTACTAGTGGTGTGTGGGCCAGATCAGAACGGCTGCATCGGCCTGGCATGTGCACGCTATCTGAGATTATTT GAATACATGCCCACTGTCTTCTACCCAAAACGGTCCTCACAAAGTCCTCACCTGGACTTCACTGTACAGTGTGAAAAAATGGACATCCCCTTCCTGTCCTACCTGCCCACAGAG GTGCAGCTTATAAACGATGCATATAACCTGGTGGTGGATGCACTGCTGGGTCCAGAGACAGAACTGGGAACAGCAGAAGAACCCTTCACCAGCATCATGCTTACTCTCCGCGGGGTCAAAATCCCCATCGCCAGCCTCGACATCCCTTCag GTTGGGACCCTGATGAAGCCAGCAGCAATGGGATTAATCCTGACGTCCTCATCTCTCTGATGGCACCAAAGAGATGTGCACTCAGTTTCTCTGGGATACATTTACTCGCTGGACGCTTACTGCCCTACGATATTCAGAAGAAATATGAGCTCAACCTACCCAAGTTCCCCAGTACAGCCTGTATTACTGAGCTCCACTAA
- the cirbpa gene encoding cold inducible RNA binding protein a → MSDEGKLFIGGLSFDTTEQSLEDAFSKYGVITNVHVARNRETNKSRGFGFVTFENPEDAKDAMEGMNGKSVDGRAIRVDEAGKGGSGRSGGGGYRGGSGGGGRGGGYFRGGRGRGGGGGSYGGGGRSYGDGDRSYGGGDRGYGGDRGYSGGYKSGGGGGGYNRDRSSSYGDRGSSYRDNYDGYAAHE, encoded by the exons ATGTCTGACGAAGGAAAGCTGTTTATTGGAGGACTGAGCTTCGACACTACGGAGCAGTCTCTGGAGGATGCCTTCTCCAAATACGGCGTTATCACCAATG tTCATGTCgccagaaacagagagacaaacaagtCGAGGGGCTTTGGCTTTGTCACCTTTGAGAACCCCGAAGATGCAAAAGACGCCATGGAGGGAATGAATGGAAAA TCTGTGGATGGCAGGGCGATCCGTGTGGATGAGGCTGGGAAGGGAGGCAGTGGCCGCTCTGGAGGTGGTGGATACAGAGGCGGcagcggaggaggaggaagagggggTGGATATTTCCGTGGAGGCAGAGGACGAG gtggtggtggtggaagTTATGGCGGTGGTGGCCGCAGTTACGGTGACGGTGACCGCAGTTATGGCGGCGGTGACCGTGGCTATGGAGGCGACCGGGGTTACAGTGGGGGCTACAAGAGTGGCGGTGGTGGTGGAGGATACAACAGAGACAG GAGTTCCAGCTATGGAGACCGTGGAAGCTCCTACAGAGACAACTACGATGGATATG CTGCACACGAATAA